One genomic window of Priestia filamentosa includes the following:
- a CDS encoding sensor histidine kinase gives MNSSLEMLIQVFERAALLLICLFFLTRVPRFKESLHKEQHSLSEKIVITLIFCLFAIFGTYSGIKVEGSLVNVRIIAIMSGGILFGPWVGIITGIVSGVHRFLIDIGGVTSIPCLITSIIAGIASGFINLKVKKAKRWIYGIIAGMSCEVLTMLLILAMSDPFKLGLDIVSKIGFPMIAGEVSIGLIVLLVMSVEDEKEMIAAKQAKLALDIANKTLPYFRSINTESLTKICTIIKDQIHADAVAITDTETVLAYVGFGEERYKIGQEIISDLTKSAIRSGEITIRNHVADQQTPEIQSLLIMPFEERGEVTGSLKIYSRKASEMTYPLQTMAIGLSQIISTLMEISRVEQIKEAANKAELKALQTKINPHFLFNALNAIASTTRRNPEKARELIVTLSSYMRYNLELNDELINIHDALKQVRDYVEIEKARFGSKLQVEYDIEEVNIKLPSLLIQPLVENAIIHGILKNGPGIVTIAVNDLGDRVRISVKDTGAGIADEVIENLYRDEVPANKIGLYNVHQRVKLIYGKGLIIKRLSPGTEVYFDIVKEKK, from the coding sequence ATGAATTCATCATTAGAAATGCTAATCCAAGTTTTTGAACGGGCGGCACTCTTGTTAATTTGCTTATTTTTTTTAACAAGAGTCCCCAGATTTAAAGAATCTCTCCATAAAGAACAGCATTCACTTTCGGAGAAAATTGTCATCACTCTTATCTTTTGTTTATTTGCTATTTTTGGGACCTATTCCGGAATTAAAGTGGAAGGGTCTTTAGTCAATGTAAGAATTATCGCTATCATGTCTGGGGGCATATTATTCGGTCCATGGGTAGGCATCATTACTGGAATTGTTTCAGGTGTGCATCGTTTTTTAATTGACATTGGTGGCGTAACATCCATTCCATGTCTAATTACAAGTATTATTGCCGGGATAGCATCCGGTTTTATTAACCTTAAAGTAAAAAAAGCAAAGCGTTGGATTTATGGGATTATCGCAGGGATGAGCTGCGAAGTCCTTACCATGTTATTGATACTTGCTATGTCAGACCCTTTTAAACTTGGCCTCGATATTGTATCAAAAATTGGCTTTCCTATGATTGCGGGTGAAGTCAGTATCGGCTTGATTGTTTTATTGGTCATGAGTGTGGAAGATGAAAAGGAAATGATTGCTGCTAAACAAGCAAAGTTAGCCTTAGATATTGCCAATAAAACATTACCTTATTTTCGTTCGATCAATACAGAATCTTTGACAAAAATTTGTACAATCATTAAAGATCAAATTCATGCCGATGCAGTGGCTATAACCGATACAGAAACTGTCCTTGCTTATGTTGGCTTTGGTGAAGAACGGTATAAAATTGGACAAGAAATCATAAGTGATCTAACGAAATCAGCAATCCGTAGTGGTGAAATCACGATTAGAAATCATGTGGCTGATCAACAAACTCCTGAAATTCAGTCTCTGCTCATCATGCCATTTGAAGAGCGGGGAGAAGTCACGGGATCTCTCAAAATTTATTCTCGCAAAGCCTCCGAAATGACCTATCCTTTGCAAACGATGGCAATTGGTTTATCACAAATTATTTCTACCCTTATGGAAATATCCCGTGTCGAGCAGATTAAGGAGGCAGCCAACAAAGCAGAACTAAAGGCACTGCAAACAAAAATTAATCCACACTTTCTCTTCAATGCACTGAATGCCATTGCGTCGACAACCCGACGCAATCCAGAAAAAGCCCGTGAATTGATTGTTACTTTATCAAGCTATATGCGATACAATCTGGAGTTAAATGATGAACTTATCAATATTCATGATGCACTAAAACAGGTGCGCGATTATGTTGAAATTGAAAAGGCTCGTTTTGGATCTAAACTTCAGGTGGAATATGATATTGAAGAAGTAAACATAAAACTTCCAAGTCTGCTTATTCAGCCACTGGTCGAAAATGCAATTATTCATGGCATACTAAAAAATGGTCCCGGTATTGTTACAATTGCTGTGAATGACCTCGGTGATAGAGTCCGGATTAGCGTAAAGGATACGGGAGCTGGGATAGCAGATGAGGTAATAGAGAATTTGTACCGGGATGAGGTCCCTGCAAATAAAATCGGATTATATAATGTACATCAACGAGTTAAATTGATTTATGGCAAAGGACTAATCATCAAAAGATTATCTCCAGGTACTGAAGTTTATTTTGATATTGTAAAGGAGAAAAAATGA
- a CDS encoding MFS transporter — protein sequence MKTHHWMSTQFFSFYMTWGIFLPYWTGWMIHTKGITVAQASLIMSLGLVARGLSTLFAFPYLSGKFSSKTLLNGAGAGTLVAILCYIPANSFVSLLMVTLVLHFFYPPLMPALDSAAGILVQGKQLRHYGKSRKWGSIGFVAAGIILTFFTGRLGDEVILGALLLGTLIFVCLGFMRAPVILSKKPQVDQTQKRSMLQLFRIKHFSLVLIIVILLQAAHASYYNYGYLFLQEIHAPKYLIGVIINIAVIAEIVFFAIADRRFYKFSVGSLLALAALGSSIRWILVFSFPSVIVFCIAQTLHACSFAMGHYAFMKYLIKNIPHEQITKAQGMYSALALSWSTAVFTLFGGFLYEIEPRYAFIGMIICTIPSMLLALVYQKLELRKNVLISI from the coding sequence ATGAAAACACATCATTGGATGAGTACACAGTTTTTTAGTTTTTATATGACATGGGGAATTTTTCTTCCCTATTGGACTGGATGGATGATTCATACAAAAGGAATAACCGTTGCTCAAGCTAGTTTGATTATGAGCTTAGGTTTGGTTGCAAGAGGACTTTCCACACTATTTGCCTTTCCTTATTTATCAGGAAAATTCAGTAGTAAAACATTATTAAATGGAGCTGGAGCAGGAACTCTGGTTGCCATTCTATGTTATATTCCAGCAAATTCCTTTGTGAGCTTACTTATGGTCACCCTTGTACTGCACTTTTTTTACCCGCCTTTAATGCCTGCTTTAGATAGTGCTGCTGGCATCTTAGTACAAGGTAAACAGTTAAGACATTATGGGAAAAGCCGCAAGTGGGGATCCATTGGGTTTGTTGCAGCTGGCATAATTTTAACCTTCTTTACAGGGAGACTTGGAGATGAGGTAATTTTAGGGGCACTTTTACTTGGCACCTTAATATTTGTGTGTCTTGGTTTTATGCGCGCACCTGTTATTTTATCCAAAAAGCCACAGGTGGACCAAACACAAAAAAGGAGTATGTTACAATTATTTCGTATTAAACACTTTAGTTTGGTACTCATCATTGTAATCTTACTGCAGGCAGCACATGCTTCTTATTACAATTATGGTTATCTTTTTTTACAAGAAATCCATGCACCCAAATATTTAATTGGTGTGATTATTAACATTGCCGTGATTGCAGAAATTGTTTTTTTCGCAATCGCAGATCGGAGATTTTATAAATTTTCAGTAGGATCCTTGCTCGCACTAGCAGCACTTGGTTCTTCTATACGTTGGATATTAGTGTTTTCCTTTCCAAGTGTAATTGTTTTCTGTATTGCACAAACATTACATGCGTGCTCATTTGCTATGGGGCATTATGCATTTATGAAATACTTAATTAAAAACATTCCACATGAGCAGATTACGAAAGCACAAGGTATGTATTCAGCGCTAGCACTTAGCTGGAGCACTGCAGTGTTCACGCTTTTTGGTGGCTTTTTATACGAAATTGAGCCACGATATGCCTTTATCGGAATGATTATTTGTACCATTCCCTCAATGCTGCTTGCACTTGTATATCAAAAGTTGGAGCTTAGAAAAAATGTTTTAATTTCTATTTAG
- a CDS encoding LytR/AlgR family response regulator transcription factor, which yields MKAIIVEDEFPAREELKYLIETHSSIQVTNCFEDGLDVLKFLQENDTDAIFLDINIPSLDGMLLASNISKFAKRPYIIFTTAYKEHAVQAFELEAFDYILKPYDEKRIASMLHKLESAFLRDLDQIDKEEKLSFPKNNSVKILGTDARVNLRKNDKIIVTDVNDIYYALASEKVTLVYTFDEEYTMPMSITEFHSTLPQNLFFRCHRSYTVNLSKIREIVPWFNQTYMIHLKDFNAEIPVSRSKVKEFRQIMRF from the coding sequence ATGAAAGCGATTATTGTTGAGGACGAATTTCCTGCAAGAGAAGAATTAAAATATCTTATTGAAACACATAGCAGCATCCAAGTGACCAATTGCTTTGAAGATGGATTAGATGTCCTAAAATTTTTACAAGAAAATGACACAGATGCTATTTTTCTTGATATCAACATTCCATCTCTCGATGGGATGCTGCTGGCAAGCAATATAAGTAAGTTTGCAAAAAGGCCCTATATTATTTTTACAACAGCATACAAAGAGCATGCGGTCCAGGCATTTGAACTTGAGGCTTTTGATTATATCCTTAAGCCATATGATGAGAAGCGGATTGCTTCTATGTTGCATAAGCTTGAATCTGCTTTTTTGCGTGATCTAGATCAAATAGATAAAGAAGAGAAGTTATCTTTCCCAAAAAATAATTCAGTTAAAATCTTAGGAACAGATGCTCGAGTAAATTTGCGAAAAAACGATAAAATAATTGTCACAGACGTGAATGATATTTATTATGCGTTAGCGAGTGAAAAGGTAACACTGGTCTATACATTTGATGAAGAATACACGATGCCAATGAGTATAACAGAGTTCCATTCCACTCTTCCTCAGAACCTTTTCTTTCGCTGTCATCGCTCTTATACAGTAAATTTATCCAAAATTCGTGAAATCGTCCCTTGGTTTAACCAAACCTATATGATTCATCTTAAGGACTTTAATGCTGAGATTCCTGTAAGCCGGAGCAAAGTAAAAGAGTTTCGACAAATTATGCGATTTTAA
- the yeiL gene encoding transcriptional regulator YeiL encodes MEIYKGEKKQLYLKKNYIADLFSFPVEEFIEIQEYQRDEWIIKEGMRPDFLFYVIEGKAKIYVTHQNGKVSLINFINTNDYIGEMELLHEVYYTKGIQASTKTVCFALPIQRYRTCLLENTKFLCELAKFLSVKATHMAAKYSQSLAFPLENRLADFILQTADEGVYKEKHVTICDYLGVSYRHLLHVLTQFCDKGYLQKEGRYYQIKQYHSLYELAERLKNK; translated from the coding sequence ATGGAAATCTATAAGGGTGAGAAAAAGCAACTATATTTAAAGAAGAACTATATTGCAGATTTATTTTCTTTTCCAGTTGAAGAATTTATAGAAATACAAGAATATCAACGAGATGAATGGATTATTAAAGAAGGCATGAGACCAGACTTTTTATTTTATGTTATTGAAGGAAAAGCAAAAATATATGTAACACATCAAAATGGAAAAGTTTCGTTAATCAATTTTATTAACACAAACGATTACATTGGAGAAATGGAATTATTACATGAAGTTTACTATACAAAAGGAATTCAAGCTTCTACGAAGACTGTTTGTTTTGCTCTGCCTATTCAGCGCTATCGCACATGTTTGTTGGAAAATACGAAATTTCTATGTGAATTAGCCAAATTTTTAAGTGTAAAGGCAACCCATATGGCTGCAAAGTATTCCCAAAGCCTCGCTTTTCCTCTCGAAAACCGGCTTGCAGATTTTATTTTACAAACTGCTGATGAAGGAGTTTATAAGGAGAAACACGTAACAATTTGCGATTATTTAGGTGTATCATATCGGCACTTACTGCATGTGCTTACACAATTTTGCGATAAGGGATATTTACAAAAAGAAGGACGGTATTATCAAATTAAACAGTACCATTCCCTATATGAACTTGCTGAGAGGTTGAAGAATAAGTAA